The DNA window GATATTATCACCTGGCATCACCATCTCTACGCCATCAGGAAGCTGGATCGAGCCTGTTACATCTGTCGTTCGAAAATAAAATTGAGGACGATAGCCATTGAAAAATGGGGTA is part of the candidate division KSB1 bacterium genome and encodes:
- the tuf gene encoding elongation factor Tu (EF-Tu; promotes GTP-dependent binding of aminoacyl-tRNA to the A-site of ribosomes during protein biosynthesis; when the tRNA anticodon matches the mRNA codon, GTP hydrolysis results; the inactive EF-Tu-GDP leaves the ribosome and release of GDP is promoted by elongation factor Ts; many prokaryotes have two copies of the gene encoding EF-Tu), with amino-acid sequence TPFFNGYRPQFYFRTTDVTGSIQLPDGVEMVMPGDNITMKVELISEIAMEEGLRFAVREGGRTVGAGVVSKILK